In Oscillatoria acuminata PCC 6304, a single window of DNA contains:
- a CDS encoding Uma2 family endonuclease has translation MVHEVSMGDRQLTSYTLPSPDLAPENGLSYPFTVDQTPGSEQSSTQERVTQTLSQLLIQHLRGTSAIVSLHPRPVYLEAASAYCYPDLMVTHDPRDLDCCQGLDGVVQYPCLIIDVISHPFSGSEKPGQFEQYRQIETLEEYVWLDPTQPKLNCWRQIEPGVWEAYLYESGDDVYLDSLSFLIEIEAIYDGMLTP, from the coding sequence ATGGTTCACGAGGTCAGCATGGGCGATCGCCAACTTACCAGTTACACCCTCCCTTCTCCTGATTTAGCACCGGAGAACGGTCTATCCTACCCCTTTACCGTAGATCAGACTCCCGGATCTGAGCAATCTTCCACTCAGGAACGGGTTACCCAGACTCTCTCCCAGCTATTAATCCAGCACCTGCGCGGCACTTCTGCTATTGTTTCTCTTCATCCGAGGCCAGTTTATCTTGAAGCCGCATCAGCTTACTGTTATCCTGATTTAATGGTCACCCATGACCCTCGGGATTTGGATTGCTGCCAGGGACTTGATGGGGTGGTTCAATATCCCTGCTTAATTATTGATGTGATTTCTCACCCATTTTCCGGCAGTGAGAAACCCGGTCAATTTGAGCAGTATCGTCAAATTGAAACTTTAGAGGAATATGTTTGGCTTGATCCAACTCAACCCAAACTGAATTGTTGGCGTCAAATTGAACCGGGAGTTTGGGAAGCCTATCTCTATGAATCAGGGGATGATGTTTATTTGGATAGCCTGAGTTTTCTAATTGAAATTGAGGCTATTTATGACGGGATGCTGACCCCATGA
- a CDS encoding chemotaxis protein CheW produces the protein MFSPSKYSRRFHNKKAAIQRTPTRKLVLFEVAGETYAIAIERVQRVLTEFTTQGTLEGGRSLVKIDADLITLLDLSKLFVIPKDYQEERSYLIVCTLTNGDRIGIPLQNLPAILDIPEDKFAEIPTSYRQGREGKNAAPAAVEKIITTDAGTVAFYLNLDKLLD, from the coding sequence ATGTTTTCACCCTCTAAATACAGCCGCCGCTTTCACAATAAAAAAGCCGCCATTCAGCGCACCCCCACCCGCAAACTCGTCCTCTTTGAAGTCGCCGGGGAAACCTATGCGATCGCCATCGAACGGGTGCAGCGTGTCCTCACCGAATTTACCACTCAGGGGACTCTCGAAGGGGGACGCAGCCTAGTTAAAATTGATGCAGACTTGATTACCCTGTTAGATTTATCCAAGCTATTTGTCATCCCAAAGGATTATCAGGAGGAACGGTCCTATTTGATTGTCTGCACCCTCACCAACGGCGATCGCATCGGCATTCCCCTGCAAAATTTACCCGCCATTTTAGACATCCCTGAAGATAAATTTGCAGAAATTCCCACCTCCTATCGACAAGGTAGGGAAGGCAAAAACGCTGCACCGGCAGCAGTGGAAAAAATTATTACCACCGATGCCGGGACCGTCGCTTTCTATCTGAACTTGGATAAACTCCTGGATTGA
- a CDS encoding hybrid sensor histidine kinase/response regulator yields the protein MSSLMDFNDIQELLGAFIAETDEFLQSLETQLLAMEQIETAEARKSTIKEMFRAAHSIKGSALMFGFQSLSTAAHRIEDCFAILRDRQEDTPLSSHSITQLLQGVDLLKKLTAQSTALVREKQAEDPKDFQGDLEAIARIKQELEAECGGLKQPAEWMQKHPANTQVIQTIFQQDLPPIFNRLETELSQIQAETVEDSYRVFNEIYYQLSGLSGMLEVPELGEIAECLRAAVDTPNLSVEDLKILGWAIAQNLETLREQVLQELPIVLQPMDIPDSTPDVVISPVPSPPPLLPSDSPPSATPPEPSLLPTPTPGESGVKPTIRVELDRLTELVDLVGELVINRTHLEVQETQLRAEVKRLRRHIRDLNQFGVQLREEYDRLAGEKSHRGRNTAHPLGFDALEMDHYTEFHDTARETIETTQAIAHSSAKIDEVALNLDRSTDRLRRICDRLRSQVMQLRVVSFSRAVDHLPRAIRDMSRTYNKDVNLLLIGRDTKIDESLLHALRDPLVHLVRNAFDHGIESPEDRKAAGKPPNGQIEIEARHQGGQTIITISDDGQGIDPETIRDRLVELNLVSEEQALELSLNELYDFLFWSGFSTQREVNDLSGRGVGLDIVRSNLRQVRGTVKVDSRLGRGTSFIIKLPLMLSISDALLVRIEHQTLALPLDAVEEILHVNASEIQMAMYQPMLRWRDEYIRLVPLNDLLHYQESSHDLPSPIPVGEDYMPVLVLSSSEGILAIVVDRLVGQQELVVKPLPQPLSKPTGILGCTILGDGEVVSILDVDDLIGQLHPHIQKAVVIQNETQGRNHPLPPGTRTPVPLLPPLPSQPQILVIDDSYTIRQMLSLTLTRSRYRVAQAKDGQDALEQLHHGLKCALIIADIEMPRMDGFEFLAEVKENPQFSHIPVAMLTSRSGAKHRQRAMDLGAVQYFTKPYNERQLLEAIAQLIGATL from the coding sequence ATGTCATCATTAATGGACTTTAACGATATTCAAGAACTGCTGGGGGCATTTATCGCCGAAACTGATGAGTTTTTACAGAGTTTAGAAACTCAGTTGTTGGCGATGGAACAAATTGAGACCGCAGAAGCTCGAAAAAGCACCATTAAGGAAATGTTTCGGGCCGCGCATTCGATTAAGGGGTCGGCGTTGATGTTTGGTTTTCAGTCCCTATCGACGGCGGCACACCGGATAGAAGATTGTTTTGCAATTTTGCGCGATCGCCAGGAAGACACTCCCCTGAGTAGCCATTCTATTACTCAACTCCTCCAAGGGGTTGACCTCTTAAAAAAACTCACGGCCCAATCTACGGCACTGGTCCGGGAAAAGCAAGCAGAAGACCCCAAAGATTTCCAGGGGGATTTGGAGGCGATCGCCCGCATCAAACAAGAATTAGAAGCTGAATGTGGCGGATTAAAACAACCGGCAGAATGGATGCAAAAACATCCCGCAAATACCCAGGTAATTCAGACCATTTTTCAACAAGATTTACCCCCCATCTTTAACCGCCTAGAAACCGAACTCTCCCAAATTCAAGCGGAGACCGTTGAAGACTCTTATCGGGTTTTTAATGAAATTTATTATCAGCTTTCAGGTTTATCCGGGATGTTGGAAGTTCCGGAACTGGGGGAAATTGCCGAATGCCTGCGGGCCGCTGTGGATACCCCCAATTTGTCCGTAGAAGACCTGAAAATTTTGGGTTGGGCGATCGCCCAAAATTTAGAAACCCTCCGGGAACAAGTCTTACAAGAATTACCCATCGTCTTACAACCGATGGACATTCCCGATTCCACCCCGGATGTAGTCATTTCGCCCGTGCCTTCTCCCCCTCCTCTCCTCCCCTCGGACAGTCCTCCGAGTGCCACCCCTCCCGAGCCCTCCCTACTGCCAACTCCCACCCCAGGAGAATCAGGAGTCAAACCCACCATCCGAGTCGAACTCGATCGCCTCACGGAACTGGTGGACCTCGTGGGAGAATTAGTGATTAACCGCACCCATTTAGAAGTCCAGGAAACCCAACTGCGCGCCGAAGTCAAACGCCTACGACGGCACATCCGCGATTTGAATCAATTTGGGGTCCAACTGCGGGAAGAATATGACCGCCTTGCCGGAGAAAAAAGCCATCGGGGTCGCAACACCGCCCATCCTCTGGGTTTCGACGCCCTAGAAATGGATCATTATACAGAGTTTCATGATACGGCCCGAGAAACTATTGAAACTACCCAGGCGATCGCCCATTCCAGTGCTAAAATCGACGAAGTAGCCCTCAATCTGGACCGGAGCACCGATCGCCTCCGACGAATTTGCGATCGCCTCCGGTCTCAAGTCATGCAATTGCGCGTCGTTAGTTTCAGTCGCGCCGTGGACCACCTCCCTCGCGCCATCCGCGATATGTCTCGCACTTATAATAAAGATGTCAACCTCCTGCTCATCGGACGCGATACCAAAATCGATGAGAGCTTATTACACGCCTTACGCGACCCCCTGGTCCATTTAGTGCGAAATGCCTTTGACCACGGCATCGAATCCCCGGAAGACCGCAAAGCAGCCGGGAAACCCCCCAACGGCCAAATCGAAATCGAAGCGCGGCATCAAGGGGGACAAACCATCATCACCATCTCCGATGACGGCCAAGGTATCGACCCGGAAACCATTCGCGATCGTTTGGTTGAATTAAATCTCGTCTCCGAAGAACAAGCACTGGAACTTTCCCTCAATGAACTTTATGACTTCCTGTTTTGGTCTGGATTCAGTACCCAACGTGAGGTAAATGATTTATCCGGTCGTGGGGTCGGCTTAGATATTGTGCGAAGCAATCTGCGCCAAGTGCGAGGCACCGTTAAAGTAGACTCTCGCCTCGGTCGGGGAACCAGCTTTATTATTAAACTCCCCCTGATGCTCTCGATTTCCGATGCCTTATTAGTCCGCATCGAACATCAGACCCTCGCCTTACCCCTCGATGCCGTAGAAGAGATTCTGCACGTTAACGCCAGTGAAATCCAGATGGCGATGTATCAACCGATGTTACGGTGGCGCGACGAGTATATTCGGTTAGTTCCCTTAAATGATTTACTCCATTACCAGGAGTCCTCTCACGATCTTCCTTCTCCAATTCCGGTGGGGGAAGATTATATGCCGGTGTTGGTTTTAAGCTCAAGTGAAGGGATTCTGGCGATCGTCGTTGATCGCCTCGTCGGACAACAGGAACTCGTCGTCAAACCCCTCCCCCAACCCTTATCCAAACCCACCGGCATCCTCGGTTGCACCATTCTCGGGGATGGGGAAGTCGTCAGCATTCTCGATGTGGATGACTTAATTGGACAACTGCATCCTCACATCCAAAAAGCGGTTGTTATTCAAAATGAAACCCAGGGACGAAATCATCCCCTTCCCCCAGGAACTCGCACCCCCGTCCCTCTGCTTCCCCCCCTACCGTCTCAACCCCAAATTTTAGTGATTGATGACTCTTATACTATTCGCCAAATGCTCTCGTTAACCCTCACCCGCTCTCGATATCGGGTTGCTCAGGCCAAAGATGGTCAAGATGCTCTGGAACAATTGCATCATGGGTTAAAATGTGCTTTAATTATTGCCGATATTGAAATGCCCCGCATGGATGGATTTGAATTCCTCGCGGAGGTCAAAGAAAATCCCCAGTTTTCTCATATTCCCGTGGCGATGTTGACCTCCCGCAGCGGTGCTAAACATCGACAACGGGCAATGGATTTGGGTGCAGTTCAATATTTTACGAAACCTTATAATGAACGTCAATTATTAGAGGCGATCGCGCAATTAATCGGAGCAACACTATAG
- a CDS encoding PAS domain S-box protein, giving the protein MFEPSSPLLTANFIPHGHCYLWNPVLVWLHAGSDLAIALAYFSIVAMLIYFVSRRPDLPFSRIFLLFAAFIITCGFTHVLEVWTLWHPDYWVSGSIKALTAGISLLTALEMVPTLPAALALPSAKAELEVANQALQGEIKERQQAEAALKRLASIIENTPDFVGICDSQGKGIYLNPASRKMTGISEDQPASDFTAFDFVQEGPDRQGLEQAIATTISQGVWTGETLIKRRNGDLFPSSQVLIAHKEQNGELDCISTVIRDISDRKQQEKALAESEERFRQLVENAADAFFLTTLEGKILGVNQRACESLGYSQNQLLALNLEAIEPRFRSEERTLAVAQLHPSEALTLESLHRRADGSTFPVEIRLGKFSRQGETLLLALVRDISDRKAIEKALEAERQRLTTLFDGIPAFLYLVDRSNTVQLANRQFVEFLGEPGSAATLLNPGGKLHSEIRTQVFETQKPQQWEWQDPNTGRTYQIYDYPCTDGEGKRLVLEMGIDISDRKQAEKALQTSEARFRSLIEATSQIIWNTAADGEFVTEQPAWSSFTGQTFDQLKGRGWLNAVHPEERQQMAQAWDHAVQNRVLYEVEHRLRRHDGEYRYMSVRAVPILNTADGSIREWLGVYTDISDRKLAQVTCDQFFTISLDLLSIFGFDSTFQRVNPAWTTILGYSEQELMGQSFMDFVHPDDIEATIAETQKLTTGRETLYFENRYRCKDGSYKWLAWSANPSTEQQLLYAVAHDITPLKQTEEQFRLLAAEQAQLLQELKTRQNALDEAAIVSETDSDDMITFVNDQFCEISGYSRAELIGKNHRMINSGYHPKSLFEEMWKTISNGRVWKGELRNQCKNGQYYWVDTTISPIFDAQGKVVKYIGIRFDITDRKQVAEELEKFAQDRKAEADELTQQVLKLLMEIKGAAKGDLTVRAEVNNNVLGALADSFNFLVSSLKKVVTGIQELATEVRSATRESIANTQDLTERAEEQAQQVEFSLRQIERMANSIQDICTVAQKAENVAHQAAETAEVGGQSVDRAVEGINELRQTISQTGKMIKRLGESSQQIGKIVTSISQIAAQTNLLALNATIEAARAGEQGLGFAVVAEEIRKLADRSGSATEEISEIVEQIRSEIGRVTEAMEAGTQEVVAGTKLAAEAKHHLVAIIEVSRQMNALVQNITRAATNQTENASEIATVMQKVSSISTTTAEKSVQVRQSLDGLAIAVNQLQESVSNFRS; this is encoded by the coding sequence ATGTTTGAACCCTCATCCCCCCTCCTCACGGCAAATTTTATTCCCCACGGTCATTGCTACCTGTGGAATCCAGTTTTAGTTTGGCTGCACGCTGGATCGGACTTGGCGATCGCCTTGGCCTATTTTTCGATTGTGGCGATGTTGATTTATTTCGTCTCTCGACGCCCAGATTTACCCTTTAGTCGAATTTTTCTGTTATTTGCGGCTTTTATTATTACTTGTGGATTCACCCATGTGCTGGAAGTTTGGACCCTTTGGCATCCAGACTATTGGGTTTCCGGGAGTATCAAAGCCCTCACCGCTGGCATTTCCCTGTTAACGGCCCTAGAAATGGTCCCGACTCTACCCGCAGCCCTGGCCCTACCCAGTGCGAAAGCGGAACTAGAGGTGGCCAATCAAGCCCTGCAAGGGGAAATTAAAGAACGCCAACAAGCAGAAGCTGCCCTGAAGCGACTCGCGAGTATTATCGAAAATACCCCGGATTTTGTCGGCATCTGCGACAGTCAGGGGAAAGGAATTTACCTAAATCCAGCCTCCCGCAAAATGACGGGGATTTCAGAGGATCAACCCGCCTCGGATTTCACCGCTTTTGATTTCGTCCAGGAAGGGCCCGATCGCCAGGGATTAGAACAGGCGATCGCCACGACTATTTCCCAGGGGGTCTGGACTGGGGAAACCCTGATCAAACGCCGCAATGGGGACTTATTTCCCTCCTCCCAAGTGCTGATCGCCCACAAAGAACAGAATGGGGAACTGGATTGTATTTCTACGGTGATTCGGGATATTAGCGATCGCAAACAGCAAGAAAAAGCCCTCGCTGAGAGTGAAGAACGGTTCCGGCAATTAGTTGAAAATGCTGCGGATGCCTTCTTCCTGACCACCTTAGAGGGCAAAATCTTAGGGGTGAATCAGCGGGCCTGCGAGAGCTTAGGATATAGCCAGAATCAACTCCTGGCCTTGAATTTAGAGGCGATCGAACCCCGATTTCGCAGCGAGGAACGCACCCTAGCCGTGGCCCAATTACATCCCAGCGAAGCCCTCACCCTGGAAAGTCTCCACCGACGTGCCGATGGCAGTACCTTCCCCGTAGAAATTCGCCTGGGCAAATTTTCCCGCCAGGGAGAAACCCTCCTGCTGGCTTTAGTCCGGGATATTAGCGATCGCAAAGCCATTGAAAAGGCGTTAGAAGCGGAACGCCAGCGACTCACCACCCTATTTGATGGGATTCCCGCCTTCCTCTACTTGGTCGATCGCAGCAATACGGTCCAGTTAGCCAATCGCCAATTTGTTGAATTCTTGGGTGAACCGGGTTCTGCTGCCACCCTCTTGAACCCCGGTGGCAAACTGCACTCGGAGATTCGCACCCAAGTCTTTGAAACCCAAAAGCCGCAGCAGTGGGAATGGCAAGACCCTAATACTGGGCGCACTTACCAAATTTATGATTATCCCTGTACCGATGGGGAGGGGAAACGGTTGGTCCTGGAAATGGGAATTGACATCAGCGATCGCAAACAGGCCGAAAAAGCCCTCCAAACTTCCGAAGCGCGCTTCCGTTCCCTAATTGAAGCCACCTCTCAAATCATCTGGAACACCGCTGCCGATGGCGAATTCGTCACGGAACAACCCGCTTGGAGTAGCTTCACGGGCCAAACCTTCGACCAACTCAAGGGTCGAGGATGGCTGAATGCCGTTCATCCTGAGGAACGTCAACAGATGGCCCAAGCCTGGGACCACGCGGTCCAAAATCGAGTGCTTTATGAAGTCGAACACCGTCTGCGCCGTCACGATGGCGAGTATCGATATATGAGTGTTCGTGCCGTCCCCATTCTCAACACCGCCGATGGCAGTATTCGGGAATGGTTAGGAGTTTATACCGATATTAGCGATCGCAAATTAGCCCAAGTTACCTGCGATCAATTCTTTACCATTTCCCTGGATTTGCTGAGTATTTTCGGCTTTGACTCCACGTTCCAGCGAGTTAATCCGGCTTGGACCACCATCCTCGGCTACAGTGAACAGGAACTCATGGGTCAATCGTTTATGGACTTTGTTCATCCGGATGACATTGAAGCCACCATTGCCGAAACCCAAAAACTGACCACCGGCAGAGAAACCCTCTATTTTGAAAATCGTTATCGCTGTAAAGATGGCTCTTATAAATGGTTAGCTTGGAGTGCTAATCCTTCTACAGAACAGCAACTGCTTTATGCCGTTGCTCATGATATCACCCCCCTCAAACAAACCGAGGAACAATTTCGATTGCTGGCTGCGGAACAAGCGCAACTGCTGCAAGAACTCAAAACTCGCCAAAATGCCCTCGATGAAGCCGCGATCGTCAGTGAAACTGACAGCGATGACATGATTACCTTTGTGAATGATCAATTCTGCGAAATCTCCGGATACTCTCGCGCCGAACTGATCGGCAAAAATCATCGGATGATTAACTCAGGTTATCATCCTAAATCCCTCTTTGAAGAAATGTGGAAAACTATCAGCAACGGTCGCGTCTGGAAAGGTGAACTCAGAAACCAATGTAAAAATGGCCAATATTATTGGGTAGATACCACCATTTCTCCGATTTTTGATGCTCAGGGCAAAGTTGTCAAATATATTGGCATTCGGTTTGATATCACCGATCGCAAACAAGTTGCGGAAGAGTTAGAAAAATTCGCCCAAGACCGCAAAGCTGAAGCCGATGAACTGACTCAACAGGTCCTCAAACTGTTAATGGAAATTAAAGGGGCAGCCAAAGGGGATTTAACCGTGCGGGCCGAAGTCAACAATAATGTCCTCGGAGCTTTAGCCGACTCTTTTAATTTCTTGGTTTCTTCCCTCAAAAAAGTGGTAACCGGGATTCAAGAACTGGCCACGGAAGTCCGCAGCGCCACCCGGGAATCCATCGCCAATACCCAAGATTTAACAGAACGGGCGGAAGAACAAGCCCAACAAGTTGAGTTCTCCTTGCGCCAAATTGAGCGCATGGCTAACTCAATTCAAGATATCTGTACCGTAGCTCAAAAAGCGGAAAATGTCGCCCATCAAGCCGCCGAAACTGCGGAGGTGGGAGGGCAATCCGTAGACCGAGCCGTTGAAGGGATTAACGAACTGCGGCAAACCATTTCCCAAACCGGGAAAATGATTAAACGGTTGGGAGAAAGCTCTCAACAAATTGGTAAAATTGTGACATCCATTTCTCAAATTGCGGCTCAGACTAACCTATTGGCTCTGAATGCTACCATTGAAGCAGCCCGCGCCGGAGAACAGGGGTTAGGGTTTGCCGTAGTTGCTGAAGAAATCCGCAAATTAGCCGATCGCTCCGGTTCAGCGACGGAGGAAATTTCCGAAATTGTCGAACAAATTAGAAGCGAAATCGGACGGGTCACGGAAGCAATGGAAGCAGGCACTCAGGAGGTGGTCGCGGGAACTAAATTAGCCGCTGAAGCCAAACATCATTTAGTCGCTATTATTGAAGTGAGTCGGCAGATGAATGCTTTGGTTCAAAATATCACGCGGGCCGCGACGAATCAAACTGAAAATGCTTCAGAAATTGCGACAGTGATGCAAAAAGTTAGCTCCATTTCTACGACAACGGCAGAAAAATCAGTGCAGGTTCGTCAGTCTTTAGATGGACTGGCGATCGCGGTCAATCAACTCCAGGAGTCGGTTTCTAATTTCCGCAGTTAA